TGCGTGCTCCGCCGCTGAAGAGAAAGCTGACCCGCAATCTCGGTCCCAACGGCCAGCGCTCGGAGAGGAGCCGCTCGAGACGGCATCGATTACCGACGACGAGGTGGTTCCCCTGACACCGGAGCGGGCCGCGACCGCTCGACCACCCTCGGGAAGGCCCTGTGCTTGGGCGCGCGCGTGGCAGGATCCGAGCTCACCCAAACCCCACCTTGCGGGCGTCGGCGGCGTTCCCAATCCCGAGAAACGGAGCGAGACAGCGATTCGGCTCCCGGATCGAGACCCGATTCCCCAAGGCGAGATCGTGGTCGAGGCGGTCGTGGGTCCGGACGGAGCCGTCCGTGAGGCCAGCGTCGTGGGCTCCACCACCCCTCCCTGGCCCGAAGCGGAAGCCTCGATCCTGGACGCCATCCGTCGATGGACCTACGAACCTCCCCGTTTCGATGGCACGCCGGTGTCGGTATGCGTCACCATCCTCGTGAGCCCCTGAGCTCCTGCCCGAGCTGCCGGTGCTTTGCTCTTGCTTGCTCGTCCCCCTCGCCCTTATTCTGAAGCTTCACCGTGTTGCGAACGAGGAATTCTTCGGGAGTGCTTCTCCGACTTCTAGGCGTCGGTCTCGCCGCTCTACCGCTTCTGGTATCGAGCTGCGGGGGGAATGCCGATGCACCAAGACCCCGGCCCAACATCGTTCTGATCACGATCGATACGCTACGTGCCGATCATCTCGGTAGCTACGGCAACTCCCGGCGCTCGTCTCCGTCGGTCGACCGGATGGCGGAATCCGGATTTCTCTTCGAGCGGGCGCTCTCGCCGGCACCATGGACGTTGCCGAGCATGGCCAGCCTCCATACGTCCCTGTACCCGACCGAGCACGGTGCCATTCGCGCTCACACACCGCTGCCGGACGATGTAACCACTCTCGCCGAATCGTTGCAGAGCGTGGGTTACGAAACGATGGCGTTCGTGACGCACGTTTTCGTAAGTCGCCGGTACGGGCTGGATCAAGGCTTTCGTACTTTCGACGAGTCGCTCGTGAGGGGGCATGAAACGGTGACGTCGGAAGAGCTCACGACGAATACTCTGCAGTATCTAAGCAGGATGGGGCGTGAGCCGTTCTTCTTGTGGGTTCACTATTTCGATCCTCATTTCAGTTACATTCGTCACCCAGAATTCGATTTCGTCGAGCTCGAGCCTGCCCCGGAGCGTTTCAGCTACGAGGACCTTCTGGCGGCGGAACCGTCTCTGCGGGACGAGTCCGTTCCCGATCCCTTCTCGATCGAAACGGTAAAGGCGATCTACGACGAGGAGATCGCGTTCACCGACGCGGCTATCGGCAGGCTGCTAGACGGGATCGAGCGTCTACATCTCACCGGGCCGCTCGTGAACATAGTCACTTCCGATCATGGCGAATATTTCATGGAGCGCGGTCGGTTTGGCCACGGCCGCGACGTACACGATGAGCTCCTTCACGTGCCCCTTATCATCTCCGGAGACATCGACGAGACGCTCAAAGGTCACCGTTTTTCCGGGGCCGTCGAAATGGCCAGCGTCGCGCATACGATTGCCAATCTCGCCGGGGTCGAAGACAATCCTTTTCGGGGCGAGGATCTGCTCGCAGTCGAAGACCGCGAGCAAAGCCCACCCATCTTCAGCTTCGGCTGCTACGCGTGGGGAAATGACGGAAGAAAAATCATGGTCGAATCGGAGGGTTGGAAGCTCGTTCGACATGTCGACGACGACCGTTTCGAGCTCTACGATCTGCGTCGAGATCCGCGAGAGCTCGACAACCGCTGGAACGAAGAATCGGCGGCGTCGCGCGCCGCGAAGAAGATGCTCCTCGCCGCGCTCGAAGACTATGCGAAACGGCGGAAAGGGTCTCCTTC
This window of the Vicinamibacteria bacterium genome carries:
- a CDS encoding sulfatase — translated: MLLRLLGVGLAALPLLVSSCGGNADAPRPRPNIVLITIDTLRADHLGSYGNSRRSSPSVDRMAESGFLFERALSPAPWTLPSMASLHTSLYPTEHGAIRAHTPLPDDVTTLAESLQSVGYETMAFVTHVFVSRRYGLDQGFRTFDESLVRGHETVTSEELTTNTLQYLSRMGREPFFLWVHYFDPHFSYIRHPEFDFVELEPAPERFSYEDLLAAEPSLRDESVPDPFSIETVKAIYDEEIAFTDAAIGRLLDGIERLHLTGPLVNIVTSDHGEYFMERGRFGHGRDVHDELLHVPLIISGDIDETLKGHRFSGAVEMASVAHTIANLAGVEDNPFRGEDLLAVEDREQSPPIFSFGCYAWGNDGRKIMVESEGWKLVRHVDDDRFELYDLRRDPRELDNRWNEESAASRAAKKMLLAALEDYAKRRKGSPSTIDLSPEEIRRLEALGYVQ
- a CDS encoding TonB family protein, with translation MRAVAAFALLASLVACSAAEEKADPQSRSQRPALGEEPLETASITDDEVVPLTPERAATARPPSGRPCAWARAWQDPSSPKPHLAGVGGVPNPEKRSETAIRLPDRDPIPQGEIVVEAVVGPDGAVREASVVGSTTPPWPEAEASILDAIRRWTYEPPRFDGTPVSVCVTILVSP